Proteins encoded together in one Maricaulis maris window:
- a CDS encoding NADP-dependent isocitrate dehydrogenase, whose product MAKIKVDTPVVELDGDEMTRIIWQLIKDKLILPYLDIDLKYYDLSVTKRDETDDQITIDAAEAIKHYGVGVKCATITPDEARVEEFGLKKMWRSPNGTIRNILGGVVFREPIVISNVPRLVPGWQKPMVIGRHAFGDQYRATDFLVPGPGKLTMTFEPSDGSDPVTREVFDFPSAGVAMGMYNLDDSIRDFARASLNYGLQRGWPVYLSTKNTILKAYDGRFKDLFEEIYQAEFKDAFQSKGISYEHRLIDDMVAAAMKWSGGFVWACKNYDGDVQSDTVAQGFGSLGLMTSVLMSPDGKTVEAEAAHGTVTRHYRQHQRGEQTSTNSIASIFAWTQGLSHRGRMDGNEDVMKFAATLEDTIIKTVEAGFMTKDLALLVGESQGWLSTEGFLDKVDERFKVAMANWK is encoded by the coding sequence ATGGCGAAGATCAAAGTCGATACCCCGGTCGTCGAGCTCGACGGCGACGAGATGACCCGCATCATCTGGCAGCTGATCAAGGACAAGCTGATCCTGCCCTATCTCGACATTGATCTGAAGTATTATGACCTCTCGGTCACCAAGCGTGACGAGACGGACGACCAGATCACGATCGATGCTGCCGAAGCGATCAAGCATTACGGCGTCGGCGTGAAATGCGCCACCATCACCCCGGACGAAGCCCGCGTCGAAGAGTTCGGTCTCAAGAAGATGTGGCGCTCGCCGAACGGCACGATTCGCAACATCCTCGGCGGCGTTGTCTTCCGTGAGCCGATCGTGATCTCGAACGTGCCGCGTCTGGTGCCGGGTTGGCAAAAGCCGATGGTCATCGGCCGTCACGCCTTTGGCGACCAGTATCGCGCCACCGATTTCCTGGTCCCGGGACCGGGCAAGCTGACCATGACCTTCGAGCCGTCTGACGGCAGCGATCCGGTGACCCGCGAAGTCTTCGACTTCCCGTCCGCCGGCGTCGCCATGGGCATGTACAATCTCGACGATTCGATCCGCGACTTCGCCCGCGCCTCGCTGAACTATGGCCTGCAGCGCGGCTGGCCGGTCTACCTGTCGACCAAGAACACGATCCTGAAAGCCTATGACGGCCGCTTCAAGGACCTGTTCGAGGAAATCTACCAGGCCGAGTTCAAGGACGCCTTCCAGTCCAAGGGCATCTCCTACGAGCACCGCCTGATCGACGACATGGTCGCCGCGGCCATGAAGTGGTCCGGTGGCTTCGTCTGGGCCTGCAAGAACTATGACGGCGACGTGCAGTCCGACACCGTGGCCCAGGGCTTCGGATCGCTCGGCCTGATGACGTCGGTGCTGATGAGCCCCGATGGCAAGACGGTGGAAGCGGAAGCCGCCCACGGCACGGTCACCCGTCACTACCGCCAGCATCAGCGCGGTGAGCAGACCTCGACCAACTCCATCGCCTCGATCTTCGCCTGGACGCAGGGCCTTAGCCATCGCGGCCGCATGGACGGCAATGAGGACGTGATGAAGTTTGCGGCCACGCTGGAAGACACCATCATCAAGACGGTGGAAGCCGGCTTCATGACCAAGGACCTCGCCCTGCTGGTCGGCGAAAGCCAGGGCTGGCTGTCGACCGAAGGCTTCCTCGACAAGGTCGATGAGCGCTTCAAGGTCGCGATGGCGAACTGGAAATAA
- a CDS encoding glycerophosphodiester phosphodiesterase family protein, which produces MKRRYIALSLLGVAGAALYLNNASWLATPHREAPYLISHRGVHQTFDPVGVGPDDCTATLIDPPQHGFIENTLPSMESAFAAGASRVEIDIHPTTDGEFAVFHDWTLDCRTDGTGVVRQHSMATLRTLDAGYGYTADGGETWPLRGTAVGAIPTLGEVLAAFPERDFLINIKSNDADEADWLLRYLDARAVDTDRLIVVAAPRSDARLAELRPELRRMSRARVRACGLSYLAWGWSGHVPEACHDTVLVLPANYARLAWGWPTRLEARMASVGSEVWVMGDLDRTTMNSTGIDTVDQRDALPSRFRGGIMTNRIERIGPTSQGRTDAE; this is translated from the coding sequence ATGAAAAGACGCTATATCGCACTCAGCCTTCTCGGCGTCGCAGGGGCAGCGCTTTATCTCAACAACGCGTCCTGGCTAGCGACGCCGCACCGTGAGGCACCCTATTTGATCTCGCATCGCGGCGTACACCAGACGTTCGATCCGGTTGGCGTCGGACCGGATGACTGCACCGCCACCCTGATCGATCCACCGCAGCACGGCTTCATCGAGAACACGCTGCCGTCCATGGAATCCGCCTTTGCGGCCGGGGCCAGTCGGGTCGAGATCGACATTCACCCGACCACGGATGGCGAATTCGCCGTTTTTCACGACTGGACGCTGGACTGCCGGACCGATGGCACCGGCGTGGTGCGCCAGCACTCGATGGCGACCCTGCGGACCCTGGACGCCGGTTATGGCTATACCGCTGATGGCGGCGAGACCTGGCCATTGCGTGGCACGGCGGTCGGCGCCATTCCGACGCTCGGCGAGGTGCTGGCCGCCTTCCCCGAGCGTGATTTCCTGATCAATATCAAGAGCAATGATGCCGATGAGGCGGACTGGCTGCTGCGCTATCTGGACGCGCGGGCGGTTGATACCGATCGCCTGATTGTCGTGGCCGCGCCCCGATCGGACGCCCGCCTGGCCGAGTTGCGGCCAGAGCTGCGCCGAATGAGCCGGGCCCGGGTGCGCGCCTGCGGCCTGTCCTACCTGGCCTGGGGCTGGAGCGGGCATGTTCCGGAAGCCTGCCATGACACGGTGCTGGTCCTGCCGGCCAACTATGCCCGCCTCGCCTGGGGCTGGCCGACCCGGCTGGAGGCGCGCATGGCCTCCGTCGGCAGTGAGGTCTGGGTGATGGGCGATCTCGACCGGACCACGATGAACTCGACCGGTATCGACACGGTGGACCAGCGCGACGCCCTGCCCAGCCGTTTCCGGGGCGGCATTATGACCAACCGGATCGAACGGATCGGGCCGACATCGCAGGGCCGGACGGACGCGGAATAG